CGAGGACGATTCTCGCAAGTACCATTACAACGAACCACAGCCACCTTTGGCTCGGTATTGGCTACTGCCATACCTAAAAGGTCGGCTACCTTGCCCATCACGTCGGCACCACCTACCGGACACATCAGTCCATCGATAGAACCGGCATCAGCACCCTTCACCAGAGCTGCAGCCATACCGGAACATCCGGCAAAACCGCAACCACCACAGTTGGCACCTGGCAGAATCTCTCCTACCTGCCTCAAGCGAGGGTCTTCTTCGACGGCAAACTTCTTAGATACTCCGAAGAGAACCAGCGCTGCAATCAGCGCGATTGCTCCGAGAACCAAGACAGCAATCAAAATAAAATTCATAATTTTTTATGTTTTGTTTTGTTATTTTTTCTTTGTTTTAAAATAAAGGCTCATCGCAGAAGCCACAGGAGCACATCACATACCCTATGATTCAATAGAGAAGCTCAGTTTGTTTTTAAGTTTGTTTCTGAATAAGTAGAGCACCACATAGTATGGAATGAGAATGCCCAATGCCGAGAGCGCTGCGGCTCCCTCTGAGTGAGTAGCTTTCAGTACACCCACCAAAGCGATCACCATCAGTATCAGCGGCAAGAGATAGCCATAGAAACTGGCTCTGAAGCCTACAGCCGAATCAGCAGTCACCACCACGCTATCGCCTTTGTGGTAGAGAGACGCCTCTGAGGTAGAAACCTCAATCATCTTCTCTTTCGATTCAGATGCAGTACAATGAGCAGCCACCTTGCAAGCGCTGCAGGCTGACGACTGTACGATGCGAATGCACACACAACCTTCTTCTACGCTCTCTACGATGCCAGAATGTTTTATTTTGTTATTCATTTGTAATGTTGAGATTGCATTTTTGCAATTCAAGTGCAAAGATACTACATTATTTAGAAATGGCAAACAAAATCGAAAAGAAAATATAAAAAAAGAAGCGTAAACGTTATCTATACCCTGGAATCAGGCAGTTTGAGAACAAATTAAAAGCAAAAATGCTTTTTTTTAGCAACTTCTTTTGGTGATATCAATTTTTTATGTATCTTTGCATTGATTATTAAAGAATTGATATGGAAACATTAGAGCAAACAATCATGCAAGTAGAGCGCTTTATCAGAAAAGTGGCTCAAAAGTTCCCTGCGCCAGAATCTGACGACGAGACTTCTCAAATGACCGACATCCACGTAAGGGTTTCGCAAGACAGTGGCGAACTCCTGGCCTTTGACGACGATGACAACGAGATTACCCGCTGCGTTGTTGAGCAATGGATAGAAAACAAGGATGAAGACTTCTACGACGAGGTAGCTAAGCTGCTTCGCGATGTATTGCGCAAACAGGCTGATATCATAGATCATCTCGGCATTCTCAAGCCATACAGCTTTGTGCTCGAAGATGACGATAAAGAGCATATTGGCGAGCTTTATCTTGCTGACGATGATACGATCATTGTAGGTGGTGACTTGATGGAGAATCTGGACAACGATTTGGATAACTTCCTGAACGACCTGCTGAAAGAATAAAAAAATATAGGATGAAAGGACTACCCGCTCCCCCATCCCAACAAAATAAAAAACCGTTGCACTCTCTCCTATCGAGTACAACGGTTTTTCTGTTTTTAACGGTCTTTCCGTTTATATCATCTAACCAATCTAAAAAGAAATTTTCTTTTTCTTACCTTTACTTTCGTTTCCTACACGGTCGAGAGCAGTTACTACATACACATATTTCTTGCCACTCACATAAGGAATGCGATAGAAATTATCATAAGTTACTGCCTGGAGTGCAGAAACATCATTGAGATTTACCTTAGCTCCTTTCTCAAAACGGTAGATAGCAAAACGGTTCACCTGATCGCCCCACTTTTTCTTGCTAGCCTTAGGAGCCTTCCATACCAGCAGCGGACCTTTCTCGGTCCACATCAGCTTGAGACCCTTTACCCCCTTTGGCGCCTTATTATCAAGGAAAGGCATAGAGGGTGGCAATGCTGGATACTTCCAATAATTGTTGCGGAGTGTATGTCCGATATTACCTACATTATCGGCAGCAGTCTGCGCATACCAGAGCACAGTGCCCTTCACATTATTCATCTGCTGATGCAAACGGTGCTTGGCAGGCAACTGATGACTGCGCGGATTGACTGGGTCAGCAAACTTGGCTGTACGCTCTATATCTTCACCTATATATAAAGGGCGGTTGCCAGCATGCTTATTCCACCAGGTTATGAGCGTCTTGTAATCGGCAGCACGATTGCCTATCTCCCAATAAATCTGAGGCACACAATAGTCTATCCAACCATTATTCACCCAAAGCAAAACATCTGCATAAAGATCATCATAATTCTGGAGGCCGAAAGTTTCTGAACCATTAGGATCGGTACGCTTGTTGCGGTAGATGCCGAATGGAGAAACACCAAACTTAACCCAAGGCTTAACGGCATGAATGGATTCGCTGAGCTGCTTTACAAACCGGCTCACGTTATCACGGCGCCAATCACCTATGTTTCGCATACCGCGCGACTGCTGGCTAAAGAGCTGCTGATCAGGAATCTGGCGTCCGGCCTCTGGATATGGATAGAAATAATCATCAATATGGAATCCATCAACATCATATCGGCTTACAATGTCCACAGCCACCTCGCAAATATAGTCGGCTGCAGCCTGCAAACCAGGGTTCAACAGCGTCAGCTTGCCATACTGAAAACAGAGATCAGGACGCCTCTTCACGATATTCTTCGGCGAAACCTGCTCATAGGAAGTTACGCTATGCTTGGCACGATAAGGATTAATCCAGGCATGTAGCTC
This Segatella copri DSM 18205 DNA region includes the following protein-coding sequences:
- a CDS encoding SoxR reducing system RseC family protein, encoding MNNKIKHSGIVESVEEGCVCIRIVQSSACSACKVAAHCTASESKEKMIEVSTSEASLYHKGDSVVVTADSAVGFRASFYGYLLPLILMVIALVGVLKATHSEGAAALSALGILIPYYVVLYLFRNKLKNKLSFSIES
- a CDS encoding glycoside hydrolase family 10 protein, whose translation is MKRLKAILMLVVALMLMSSATMKAQNKREFRGAWIQCVNGQYLGKSTQQIQAMLTRQLDELQKDGVNAIIFQVRAECDALYKSDLEPWSKFLTGVQGKAPSPYWDPLQWMIEQCHNRGMELHAWINPYRAKHSVTSYEQVSPKNIVKRRPDLCFQYGKLTLLNPGLQAAADYICEVAVDIVSRYDVDGFHIDDYFYPYPEAGRQIPDQQLFSQQSRGMRNIGDWRRDNVSRFVKQLSESIHAVKPWVKFGVSPFGIYRNKRTDPNGSETFGLQNYDDLYADVLLWVNNGWIDYCVPQIYWEIGNRAADYKTLITWWNKHAGNRPLYIGEDIERTAKFADPVNPRSHQLPAKHRLHQQMNNVKGTVLWYAQTAADNVGNIGHTLRNNYWKYPALPPSMPFLDNKAPKGVKGLKLMWTEKGPLLVWKAPKASKKKWGDQVNRFAIYRFEKGAKVNLNDVSALQAVTYDNFYRIPYVSGKKYVYVVTALDRVGNESKGKKKKISF